CCTCGGTGCTTCATCGCCGCTGCTCGCCGTGAGCGAGTGAATGGCAACCGGGGCTTCCTGGCCCTGGAACTTGTCCACCGTGCCCACCCGGGCTTTGCCAGCCAGCCGTTGCTGCAGCCGGTTCACCTGCACGTTGTAGGGAGCCGTCACCAGGATTGTGTCTGGCGTGAGCGTGCCTGCTGCGATGCCCCCGGCTTTGGCGTGTTGATAGCTGCCCCCCAGCAGGGCATCCACCAGCGATTCGATGCGGTTGATTTCTTCTTCGCTGCAGACGCTGTTGCCGCTGTGCGCCACCGGATCAAACACCAGGCCTTGTCCTTGTAATAGCTGCCCATCACTGCTTTGCCAGGGTTTGGCCCATGTGATGCAATTTCTGCCATTGGCGGGGCTGGCCTGCAGCCGGCCCTCATAAAACAAGGCACTCACCATTGCGGTGAGGCTTGGTTCCATCCGCCAGCTGGTGGAGAGAAACACGCCGCGATCGCTTGGCACCACCGAGGCGCCTTCCATCCAGTACTCCAGGCAGCTCTGGCCTGACTCCCCGGGGTGATCGGCCTGGGAGGGCTGGGCCAACTGCTGTTGATCGCCCACCAGCAGGATCGAGCGGGCACAACGCGCCATGACCAGCAGATTGGCGAGCGACATCTGCCCCGCCTCATCCACCACCAGCCAATCGAACTGCTCTGCCAGCTCCTCTTTGCAGAACATCCAGGTGGTGCCGCCCACCACCGCCATGGCCTCCGAGAGTTGGCCGGGCTTCACAACGCTGATGCCTGCCGCGCTCAGCGCTTCTTCTTTGCTGTTGTTGCACTTCACCACCTCGCCGGCCACCCCTGCAGCGCTGCAGGTGCTCTTGGCTTTTTTGAGCAGGTTGTTGATGGCGGCATGGCCGTTGGAGCTGATTGCCACCCGTTGGCCTGAGGCCACCAGTTGGGCGATCACCTGGCCGGTGACGGTGGTTTTACCCGTGCCCGGTGGGCCCTGCAGCGCCAGGCTGATGCCTGAGTGCTCCTGCAGGAAACCCGCCAGGGCATCAGCAACCGCGTTGGGATCTCCGGCAATGGCTGCATTGAGCTCTTGCAGTGCCGGCAGCGGTTGCCGTTCCAGCAGTTGCAGGATTGCCGGCGGGATCGCCTGGTGCTCGTGCACCCACGCCATGGCCTGCTCTTCCAGCCGTTCGCGCAGGCTTTTGCTGATGTCGGCCGGCACCTTGATCACCGAGGTGGCGTCTTTGGGGATGCCTTCGCCTTCGCCGTTGGCGAGGCGTTGATCGCGCTTGCTCCAGGGCAGCTTCAGGCTCAGCGTTCCCCGTTCGGCATCGAGCGCATCCACATCCAGCTTCAGGCCAGTGGCGGGCAGTTCAACGGTGAGCCGGCTGTCGCCATCGCCGGCATGCAATTTCAGCGTTTGGCTGGGGTCAAAGCGGAAGTGGTGGATGTCGGCGCCGGTGCGGGCACTGGGGCGTTCGTCCATCCCCACCCATTGGGCGTCGGCGATCGCTTCGCCGTCGTCGATCAGCTCCGATGGACTGAGTTCGGCCTTGGACCGGCGATCGAAATAGGCCCACCAGCCCACCTTGGCTTCGCGGTGGTGGAACGGCAGCAGCTGAGCCAGCAGCCTGTGGGCCCGCCAGCTCATCCCGCGCGGCCCCAGTTCACCTTCATCAACCAGGTGATCGGGGATCTCCTCGAGCAGCTGTTGGCTGAGCAACTCGAGGGGTTGCGGTTCCCGTGGCTCCTGATCAGCCTCATCCAGGGGCTGCTGCAGGGGTTGCTCCGGCAGGCCTTGCTCACGCCTGAGCTTCAGCAGCCAGTCGTGCAGGAACACGGTGCTTTCGCAGTCTTCGCGGTTGTAGTCCTCAATCGCCTGCAGCTTCGGGCTGGCGTCCGGCGATTCACCCGGTATCTCCGGCTCGCCGGAGAGTTGCCAGTGCAGGTAGGCCACCACCGAATCGCCGGCGTTGGTCACCCCCGCCTGGCGTTGCTCCATATAAAGGTGCTCCACCTTCTTGATCGAGTAGCTCGGCTCACCCAGCACGATCGCGCTGGTCACCACCGGCAGCAGGTCCACCAGCAGGCCGCTGCGCAGCCAGTCGTCGATCTCGGCTTCCCGGGTGGCGTGCTGCTGCGCCAGACGCCGCATCGCCGTTTTCTCGTAGGCCGCGTAGTGGTAGACGTGCAGGCCCGGATGGCTCCGCCGCCGCGCTTCCACCCAATCGACCCAGGCAGCAAAGGCTGCTTTTTCTTCGGCCTCACTGTGGGCCCACCAGCCCTTGAAGCGGGGCTTGTCCTCCGGACTGTCGCGATAGCAAGCACCGAAGAGGTATTCGAGCTTGGTTCCCGCCACGGAATCCTGGATGCCCTCCATGTCGAACCAGATGTCGCCGGGATCCGCTGCCGGCAAGGCAGACAATCCTTTGCCCGCCACCAGCGGCCGAAGCCGAAAGGCCGGGCGGCCGTCAGAACCCACAGGGGTGAGTTGCAGTTCGGCTTGTTGGCGCAGCTCATGCAACGCCTCGCCAGACAGCCCTTTCACGCTGCTGCCAGCCGGCAACGCCGCCAGCTGCTCGATTGTGTTGATACCGTCGGCGCGCAGTTTCTGGCGTTGGCTCTGGCGCATGCCCGCCACCAGCATCAGATCACGCTGCTGCTTGAGCCGTTCGTCGATGAAGGCCGTCCAGCTGCCGTGATCACCCGGGGCATCTTCCGGTGGCTGGCTTGGGTCAAAGCTCTGTTGAAACGCCGTGAAGCGTTGGCGCAGCAGTTGGTACCAGGCCCAGAATTGATCGGTGGCGTAGTGCTGAAACTTGCCGCCACCCAGGTACAGCTCGAACTGATCGGGGCGATGTCCCAGCAGCGGCGTGAGCAGTTCGCAGTAGGCCGAGGCCTGCACCAGGAAGGTGGTTTTCGGCTTACTTGCCAGCTTGCATTCGATCGGGATGTAGCTCCAATCGCCCAGGGCCGATGGCTGCTCGATCTTGCGCAACAGATCGGCACTGCCGCGCATGCCGCCATGGCACAGCGAGGCCTGATGGATGAAGTCCACTCCTTCTGCCATCGCAGCCTGGGTGGCGGCGTAATCGGCCTCGCTTTGTTTGCCTGGTAGGCGGGCAATCCGGTGCCCTTCCTTCTCCAGCTTCTCGAGCAAGACCTGCTCGTGGCGCAGGCCATCGGCAAACAGTTGCTGATCCAGCTCACTCACCGCTGGCTTGTTGCCATCAAACAGCTTGCGAGCTTCCAGCTCCTGCCACCACGCCCCGATCACCGGGCTGATCGAGAACAGCGACAGCTGGCTAGGGGTGATCAGGCGAGTGGGCATGGCTGCTTGTTGGCCCTTCCATTTTTTTGCATTGGCCCATTTCTCGCATCACCCAAATGGGTGAGTGCAGGGAGGCCCTATCTCCCCTAATTGGGGGATGTTTTGATGGAGTTGCCATCGAAGCTCAATTCAGCGCCTTCTTTTGGTAAGCCAATGCGTTGCCGCTTGGTTGCAGCTGAAGTTCGAGTGGAATCTTTCGTGCTAGCCGTTCGAGTGGTCCTCTTGACACAAACGCCACGCCACCGCTTTTTGGTGTGGGTTGCCGAATGCCCCAGGCCAGCACCATGGGGCCATTAAAGATCACTTCGCAAGTGCCGTTGGCGTGAAGGAGGCCTGCTAACAAATAAATGTCGTCATCAGGTTGCCCATGCCCAAGCGGGATGCCAACCCCTCGGCTCGTTGTGGTTTTGATTTGTACCTTTGTGCCGTCGGCGGTGTGGGCATCGATACCCTTGCGCATCGGTGGTGTGAGTTCCAGCCCAAAGCGATCGGCGATCAGCAGTTCTCCAAGGTTTCCAAGTTGTTGTCCTGCAGGCAAAAGCCCTCTCCCGGGTAATGCGGCTTCCAGCTGATTGGAGATCTTGAATAACTCTTGGATGAGCTGGCGTACTTTGCTGTTGTTCATCGGCTTTATTTGATAAAGGATTTAAGATCGAATTCACGTCGAGATACTCTTGGCGCAAAGTCGTGAGGTTGTCGAGGTGGCGGAAAGCTTTTTGAGGTGTTGTAAGTCAAAACTTCGATCTGCATCCTCAACAAATCTCGCTTCTTCATTGTTCACCGGATGAGCATGACAAACATCCCTCAACTGAGGGATGTTTGTTGGGTGTGATTGGGCAATTCTGGGGGAGTTCATTCCTGTTTCCCCAATCACGATTGAGGCCATGCGTGAGATTCCGAACCGTGAGCTCATTGCTGAGCGCATTCCTGCTGCTGATGGCAATCGCCATCGCTTGATTTGCTTCGCGCATACGTTCAATGGCTATGCGTTCTTGGGTGGTGAGGAGCCTTTAGAGCGCCTGTCTGGTGATTGGTCTGATCTGAGCCTTAGTGAGCTGCGCTGTCTGCTGTTTTGGCAGGTGCGCAGTGATCGTTGGAGCGGAGGCCACTCCACGGATTGGGCTTCGCTGTGGAATCTCTTGGATGTGATTCGAAGCAGGGTTGAAGCCGGCGAGCTGGATTGAGCACCTGGGGGGTGAGGCTTAGCCCTGGCCCCACTCCAGAACGCTCAGCTCGGCTCTTGCGCCTAACAGCCCCCGCAGGCGATCCGCGGCCTGATGTTGTTTGGCACTGAGCGCGTCTTTCCCGCTCAGTTTCAGCTCCTGCAGGCTGATCCTGCCGTCGTCCCAGAAGGCCACCACATCCGGAAAGCCTCCGATCCGGCCTTCGCTTGCGGCCATGAATTGATCTATCAGACCATGGATCGGTTCATCGCTGCCGGCTCCGTACCAATCGGCGCGCATCACCCCCTGGCGCCCTTCCCAGGCCTCCACCACATAGGCCGATCGTGCTCCAGCATTGATCCATTCCTGAGCCGCGAGCGCAGCCGGTGGAATCGGCGCCCCCAGCTCCTGGGCCACATGGGTTTCCCAAAGCGTTTCCGCATTGGCGGCGGGCAGATCGAACCAGCGACTGGTGGGCGTCAACTCCTTCAGGCGCCGGTAAGGGCAACGGGGTACAGGCCGCCAGTGCGGTCGTTGCTGCAACGGCACGGCCTGGTTGCCGTAGGCAATGGTGGTGATCACAAGGTCAGCGGTCATGACGTTCGGGGTAGGTGTTGATCCAGGTTTCGGTCGTTGATTCCGTTGGAATCAGCTGCTGATAGGCGTTGCTGCTGAGGATGTCGTTCACCGCTTCGCCCAGCCGCTCCACTGAGCGGCTGTCGGGCAGGCGATCCACCAGCTCCTGATGCATCCGCTGCAGATACCAGGCACTGCCATCGAGGCCGGCACTGAACTTGCTCCACATCGCTGGATCGCGCCGGGCATCCAGCACCATGTCGCCAGCGTTGTGCGCCTTGTCGGCGGCGGTCACCAGCAGTGATGTCAACGGTTTGCCGGCGAGGGACTCGAGATAGCGCGTCTTGCGCAGCAGCCACGGCTCTTTCACGCCAGGCGCTGCATCGTGAGAGGTGTCGGTGCAGTCGCGCACGATGTCGGCAACCGCACCACCGAAACGTTCGGCGATTGAAGCGTGGCTCTGGCCGGCGTCTTCGATGGCGTCGTGCAGTAGAGCAGCGATCGCCTGGTCTTCATTGCCGCCGTCTTCCCAAACCAGGGCGCTGACGCTGATTAGGTGGGAGATGTAGGGCACATCTTTGCCTTTGCGTCGCTGTTGGCGGTGGAGTTCGTCGGCCCACTGGAGAGCTTCGCCGTAGCGAGGGGTGATGGTCATCAACAGTCACCGCCCAGGAGTTGCTTCACCAGCGCGATTAACTCAGCCTTTTTGAAGTTCTCCAGCGGCCTCGGTGGTGGCACCACCCCATGGCGTTCCAGCTCCTTGGCCAGTTCGGCTTTGCGCAGCTTTGAGTAACCCGTGATGCCGTGCTCTTTGCACAAGCGTTTGAGTGTGGCCACCGTTTGCTGTTGGAAGCTGCCCTGGCCCAGCAAGGCCGCCATGCGTTCATGGCCCGTGAGTTGGGGAGTAACTGTTGCCGGCGCAGTGGCATTGCGCAGCTCCTGATCGAACTCCCTGAGACTGCGGGCATCCGATGCCACAACGGCCCTGAGATTGGCGCGCAGGGCCTCAGCGATCTGTCCCATCAGTGCCCTCCAGGCTGAGTTGCACGGCTTGCTGCTTCTCCACGATGGCGGCGAGCTGTTGCTTCGTCCCGGTCCAGCGGCGGATGAAGCGGATCACAGCACCCACCAGCCGTCCGATGAAGCGG
The sequence above is a segment of the Synechococcus sp. PROS-7-1 genome. Coding sequences within it:
- a CDS encoding TM0106 family RecB-like putative nuclease; amino-acid sequence: MPTRLITPSQLSLFSISPVIGAWWQELEARKLFDGNKPAVSELDQQLFADGLRHEQVLLEKLEKEGHRIARLPGKQSEADYAATQAAMAEGVDFIHQASLCHGGMRGSADLLRKIEQPSALGDWSYIPIECKLASKPKTTFLVQASAYCELLTPLLGHRPDQFELYLGGGKFQHYATDQFWAWYQLLRQRFTAFQQSFDPSQPPEDAPGDHGSWTAFIDERLKQQRDLMLVAGMRQSQRQKLRADGINTIEQLAALPAGSSVKGLSGEALHELRQQAELQLTPVGSDGRPAFRLRPLVAGKGLSALPAADPGDIWFDMEGIQDSVAGTKLEYLFGACYRDSPEDKPRFKGWWAHSEAEEKAAFAAWVDWVEARRRSHPGLHVYHYAAYEKTAMRRLAQQHATREAEIDDWLRSGLLVDLLPVVTSAIVLGEPSYSIKKVEHLYMEQRQAGVTNAGDSVVAYLHWQLSGEPEIPGESPDASPKLQAIEDYNREDCESTVFLHDWLLKLRREQGLPEQPLQQPLDEADQEPREPQPLELLSQQLLEEIPDHLVDEGELGPRGMSWRAHRLLAQLLPFHHREAKVGWWAYFDRRSKAELSPSELIDDGEAIADAQWVGMDERPSARTGADIHHFRFDPSQTLKLHAGDGDSRLTVELPATGLKLDVDALDAERGTLSLKLPWSKRDQRLANGEGEGIPKDATSVIKVPADISKSLRERLEEQAMAWVHEHQAIPPAILQLLERQPLPALQELNAAIAGDPNAVADALAGFLQEHSGISLALQGPPGTGKTTVTGQVIAQLVASGQRVAISSNGHAAINNLLKKAKSTCSAAGVAGEVVKCNNSKEEALSAAGISVVKPGQLSEAMAVVGGTTWMFCKEELAEQFDWLVVDEAGQMSLANLLVMARCARSILLVGDQQQLAQPSQADHPGESGQSCLEYWMEGASVVPSDRGVFLSTSWRMEPSLTAMVSALFYEGRLQASPANGRNCITWAKPWQSSDGQLLQGQGLVFDPVAHSGNSVCSEEEINRIESLVDALLGGSYQHAKAGGIAAGTLTPDTILVTAPYNVQVNRLQQRLAGKARVGTVDKFQGQEAPVAIHSLTASSGDEAPRGLSFLLEPNRLNVAISRAQCLSIVVGSPGLASGVANTVAEAEQINQLCLIGTRKNRQNSNYPSIEANGSMP
- a CDS encoding HD domain-containing protein, which codes for MTITPRYGEALQWADELHRQQRRKGKDVPYISHLISVSALVWEDGGNEDQAIAALLHDAIEDAGQSHASIAERFGGAVADIVRDCTDTSHDAAPGVKEPWLLRKTRYLESLAGKPLTSLLVTAADKAHNAGDMVLDARRDPAMWSKFSAGLDGSAWYLQRMHQELVDRLPDSRSVERLGEAVNDILSSNAYQQLIPTESTTETWINTYPERHDR
- a CDS encoding Rho termination factor N-terminal domain-containing protein → MGQIAEALRANLRAVVASDARSLREFDQELRNATAPATVTPQLTGHERMAALLGQGSFQQQTVATLKRLCKEHGITGYSKLRKAELAKELERHGVVPPPRPLENFKKAELIALVKQLLGGDC